The following proteins are co-located in the Candidatus Palauibacter australiensis genome:
- a CDS encoding ATP-binding cassette domain-containing protein: protein MSLVSLTDVVKKFGETVAVDSATFSIDRGEVVGFLGPNGAGKTTTMRLLTQYLEPDGGTISIDGLSIEDHPVELRRRIGYLPETNPLYRDMLAGEYITFMGRLRGMGTEEIRARTDDVVAQTGIEAVYYRPINQLSKGYRQRVGLAQAILSQPEILILDEPTEGLDPNQRVEIRSLIRDVGTDRTVLLSTHVMQEVRKTCSRVVIINEGRIVADGSVDALVAGHGGARVMVELEAPADAAGEAMGDLASVARADAVEADAGGRARFAVEGGAGQDPRPDISRLAAARGWPLWELHLAQASLEDLFHRLTAESAGPADETADEAGGETPEETAGEEVDG from the coding sequence ATGTCACTCGTATCGCTGACCGATGTCGTGAAGAAGTTCGGCGAGACCGTTGCGGTCGATTCCGCGACGTTCTCGATCGACCGCGGCGAAGTCGTGGGCTTCCTCGGGCCGAACGGCGCGGGCAAGACGACGACCATGAGGCTTCTCACGCAGTATCTCGAACCCGATGGGGGCACGATCTCCATCGATGGCCTGTCCATCGAGGACCACCCGGTCGAACTGCGGCGCCGCATCGGCTACCTGCCCGAGACGAACCCCCTGTACCGGGACATGCTCGCGGGCGAGTACATCACATTCATGGGCCGGCTGCGCGGCATGGGCACCGAGGAGATCCGCGCGCGGACGGACGATGTCGTCGCGCAAACCGGCATCGAAGCCGTCTACTACCGCCCGATCAACCAGCTCTCGAAGGGGTATCGGCAGCGCGTCGGCCTCGCGCAGGCCATCCTCTCGCAGCCGGAGATCCTCATCCTCGACGAGCCGACCGAAGGGCTCGACCCGAACCAGCGCGTGGAGATCCGCAGCCTCATCCGCGACGTGGGGACCGACCGCACCGTCCTCCTCAGCACGCACGTGATGCAGGAGGTGCGGAAGACGTGTTCGCGCGTCGTCATCATCAACGAGGGGCGCATCGTCGCGGATGGCTCCGTCGATGCGCTCGTCGCCGGACATGGCGGCGCCCGGGTGATGGTCGAACTCGAAGCTCCCGCGGATGCCGCCGGGGAGGCCATGGGCGACCTCGCCTCCGTGGCCCGGGCCGACGCCGTCGAGGCGGACGCGGGCGGACGGGCGCGGTTCGCCGTCGAGGGCGGCGCCGGCCAGGATCCGCGTCCGGACATTTCGCGACTCGCCGCGGCGCGGGGATGGCCGCTGTGGGAGCTGCACCTCGCCCAGGCGAGCCTGGAGGATCTCTTCCACCGGCTCACCGCCGAGAGCGCGGGACCGGCCGACGAGACGGCCGACGAGGCTGGCGGCGAGACCCCCGAAGAGACGGCCGGCGAGGAGGTGGACGGATGA
- a CDS encoding Gldg family protein, with product MIGRILTVAKREFAGYFDHATAYILLVIFLGINFYFYFQEAYLLGEASLRPMLSLLPWLLLFFIPAVCMRSFAEERNAGTLELVLAQPIQVVEFLLGKFLGVLFFLSIAMAGTLGIPLGLTLGADLQWGVVFSQYLGSMFLISALIAVGLWASSLTRNQVTAFIIGVTVSFALYLIGLPTVTLSLPGPLAAVATRLGVLGHFSNVARGVIDLRDVLYFAALGTAFLSLTYFSVMRERLSRQRPAYGRLRVGVLGLVGIAIFAALAGAQLRGRLDLTPGKVYTLSPPTADLLRGVDDLVTIKLFQSAELPAQLAAVGRDVDDLLRDLDATGGANVNLVRLDPDEDPDAREEAGLLGIRAVPFQILDDDEVSYQERYFALAVQYAGESQIIPLIRQTADLEYRLASMIRALTRPERPTIGILTGHGELSLDAGLRLARGRLALEYDLMEFRVDSTTVAVPNSINVLVIAGGQMPLEPAAGEILSRFVDDGGSLFVLKSGVTADMQARYAGPTFDPALDSLLQARGLGIVPSMAFDLRLHEQVQVPSQSGPFIVDYPFWMLAQPASRHVIVEGVANVPIRFGSPLLVEVEDSTLVTPLLTTSDIGGRLGTPLSIDAMQDWEAVIAPDGQLSEDDVAMETLALAYTQPGGGRIVLASSSSLIHDETLAQSMSGLAGMVFFQNAIDWLAQDEALISIRSKDRAPPLLLFPNEWFPDLTRYGNLAGVPLLFVLIGVLRLARRRQVQQRSFSEGGALT from the coding sequence ATGATCGGCCGCATCCTCACGGTCGCGAAGCGGGAGTTCGCGGGCTACTTCGACCACGCGACCGCCTACATCCTCCTCGTCATCTTCCTCGGGATCAACTTCTATTTCTACTTCCAGGAGGCCTACCTCCTCGGCGAGGCGTCGCTGCGACCGATGCTGTCCCTCCTTCCCTGGCTCCTGCTCTTCTTCATTCCGGCCGTCTGCATGCGGTCGTTCGCGGAGGAGCGCAACGCGGGGACGCTCGAACTCGTGCTCGCACAGCCGATCCAGGTCGTGGAGTTCCTGCTCGGCAAATTCCTCGGCGTCCTCTTCTTCCTGTCGATCGCGATGGCGGGGACGCTGGGCATCCCCCTCGGTCTCACGCTCGGCGCCGACCTCCAGTGGGGCGTCGTCTTCTCCCAGTACCTGGGATCGATGTTCCTCATCTCGGCCCTCATCGCGGTCGGCCTGTGGGCGTCCTCGCTCACGAGGAACCAGGTGACCGCGTTCATCATCGGGGTCACGGTCAGCTTCGCCCTCTACCTCATCGGACTCCCGACGGTCACCCTCTCCCTCCCCGGCCCCCTCGCCGCGGTGGCGACGCGCCTCGGCGTGCTCGGGCACTTCTCGAACGTGGCGCGAGGCGTGATCGACCTGCGGGACGTCCTGTACTTCGCGGCGCTCGGGACGGCGTTCCTCTCGCTCACGTATTTCTCCGTCATGCGCGAGCGCCTGAGCCGCCAACGGCCGGCGTACGGGCGGCTGCGCGTGGGCGTGCTCGGCCTGGTCGGGATCGCGATCTTCGCCGCCCTGGCGGGCGCACAGTTGCGCGGCCGACTCGACCTCACCCCCGGCAAGGTCTACACGCTCTCCCCGCCGACGGCCGACCTGCTGCGCGGCGTGGACGACCTCGTCACGATCAAGCTCTTCCAGTCGGCCGAACTGCCGGCGCAACTCGCTGCCGTAGGCCGGGATGTGGACGACCTCCTTCGGGATCTCGACGCCACCGGCGGGGCCAACGTGAACCTTGTCCGGCTGGACCCCGACGAGGACCCCGACGCGCGGGAGGAGGCGGGGCTGCTCGGCATCCGCGCCGTGCCGTTCCAGATCCTCGACGATGACGAGGTGTCGTACCAGGAGCGCTACTTCGCGCTCGCGGTCCAGTACGCCGGCGAGAGCCAGATTATCCCGCTCATCCGGCAGACGGCGGACCTCGAATACCGTCTCGCCTCGATGATCCGCGCCCTCACGCGACCGGAACGCCCCACCATCGGGATCCTGACCGGGCACGGCGAACTGAGCCTGGACGCGGGGCTTCGGCTCGCGCGCGGCCGCCTCGCGCTCGAGTACGACCTGATGGAGTTCCGCGTGGACTCGACGACCGTGGCGGTGCCGAACTCGATCAACGTCCTCGTGATCGCCGGCGGCCAGATGCCGCTGGAGCCCGCGGCGGGCGAGATCCTGAGCCGCTTCGTCGACGACGGCGGGAGTCTCTTCGTGCTGAAGTCCGGCGTGACGGCGGACATGCAGGCGCGCTACGCGGGCCCCACCTTCGATCCGGCCCTCGATTCGCTGCTGCAGGCGCGCGGACTCGGCATCGTCCCGTCGATGGCCTTCGACCTCCGGCTCCACGAACAGGTGCAGGTGCCGTCGCAGAGCGGTCCCTTCATCGTGGACTATCCGTTCTGGATGCTCGCTCAGCCGGCCTCCAGGCATGTGATCGTGGAGGGCGTGGCGAACGTGCCGATCCGGTTCGGGAGCCCGCTCCTCGTCGAGGTGGAGGACAGCACCCTGGTCACTCCGCTACTCACGACTTCGGACATAGGCGGACGACTGGGGACGCCGCTGTCCATCGACGCGATGCAGGACTGGGAGGCGGTCATCGCGCCGGATGGACAGCTCTCCGAGGACGACGTGGCGATGGAGACGCTCGCGCTGGCCTACACGCAGCCGGGCGGGGGCCGCATCGTCCTCGCGAGTTCCTCGTCGCTCATCCACGACGAGACGCTTGCGCAGTCGATGTCCGGGCTGGCCGGCATGGTCTTCTTCCAGAACGCGATCGACTGGCTCGCCCAGGACGAGGCGCTGATCTCGATCCGGTCCAAGGACCGCGCGCCGCCGCTCCTCCTCTTCCCCAACGAGTGGTTCCCGGATCTGACCCGGTACGGAAATCTGGCCGGCGTCCCGCTGCTCTTCGTCCTCATCGGCGTGCTGCGGCTCGCGCGGCGGCGGCAGGTGCAGCAGCGCTCCTTCAGCGAGGGAGGAGCGCTCACATGA